In a single window of the Deltaproteobacteria bacterium genome:
- the leuC gene encoding 3-isopropylmalate dehydratase large subunit yields MAMTITEKILARHAGMENVSPGELIEVRVDLALANDITAPLAIDTFRKIGAGKVFDPRRIALVADHFVPNKDIDSAEQVKMVREFAKEQGIIHYFEGGDTGIEHVIIPEKGLALPGQLIVGADSHTCTYGALGAFSSGVGSTDLGAVMATGEIWLKVPSTIRFRYEGTLRPFVGGKDLILHTIGMIGVEGALYSAMEFTGTVIRGLPQYQRFTMANMAIEAGGKNGIIEPDDITREYILNRTDGDTVFFTSDPDASYARTVDITVDAMEPQVAMPHLPSNVCAVSEAGHVPIDQVFIGSCTNGWLEDLRDAASVLCGKRVAAGTRLIIIPGSPAILKDAIREGIIDIFLDAGAVIGPPCCGPCLGGHMGILASGERAISTTNRNFKGRMGHPGSEVYLSNPFVAAASAVLGRIGGPGEL; encoded by the coding sequence ATGGCGATGACCATTACGGAAAAGATCCTTGCGCGTCACGCGGGAATGGAGAACGTGTCTCCCGGCGAGCTGATAGAGGTGCGGGTCGATCTGGCCCTTGCGAACGATATCACGGCGCCCCTGGCGATCGACACCTTTCGGAAGATCGGGGCCGGGAAGGTATTTGACCCGCGACGGATAGCGCTGGTCGCCGATCACTTCGTACCGAACAAGGATATCGATTCAGCCGAACAGGTCAAAATGGTGCGGGAATTCGCGAAGGAGCAGGGGATCATCCACTATTTCGAAGGCGGCGACACCGGCATCGAGCATGTCATCATCCCTGAAAAGGGGCTTGCCCTGCCCGGGCAGCTTATCGTGGGGGCGGACAGCCATACCTGTACCTACGGGGCCCTGGGGGCCTTTTCGTCCGGCGTGGGAAGTACCGACCTGGGGGCCGTCATGGCCACGGGGGAGATATGGCTGAAGGTCCCGTCGACGATCCGATTCCGTTACGAGGGGACATTGCGTCCCTTTGTGGGAGGAAAGGACCTCATCCTTCACACGATCGGGATGATCGGTGTCGAAGGGGCGCTCTATTCGGCAATGGAATTCACCGGAACGGTGATCAGGGGGCTTCCCCAGTACCAGCGGTTCACCATGGCGAACATGGCCATTGAGGCGGGAGGGAAAAACGGGATCATAGAACCTGACGATATCACCCGCGAATATATTCTGAACAGGACCGACGGCGACACCGTCTTTTTCACAAGCGACCCCGACGCCTCCTATGCACGAACGGTGGACATTACCGTTGACGCCATGGAGCCGCAGGTCGCCATGCCCCATCTGCCCTCGAACGTATGTGCCGTCTCGGAAGCGGGGCACGTTCCCATCGACCAGGTCTTTATCGGTTCCTGCACCAACGGATGGCTTGAAGACCTGCGGGATGCCGCTTCCGTGCTGTGCGGGAAACGGGTTGCCGCCGGTACGAGGCTCATCATCATTCCCGGATCACCCGCCATTCTCAAGGATGCGATCCGTGAAGGGATTATTGATATCTTTCTGGATGCCGGGGCGGTTATCGGCCCCCCGTGCTGCGGCCCGTGCCTGGGAGGGCATATGGGCATACTCGCATCGGGAGAACGGGCGATCTCCACGACGAACCGGAACTTCAAGGGAAGAATGGGACATCCCGGAAGTGAGGTGTACCTTTCAAATCCGTTCGTCGCCGCAGCGTCGGCCGTCCTGGGAAGGATAGGAGGTCCCGGCGAGCTGTAG
- a CDS encoding citramalate synthase, with translation MKEWDVELYDTTLRDGTQGEQISFSAEDKLRIAGRLDEMGIHYIEGGWPGSNPRDMQFFTMAAEMTFKNTRLTAFGSTAKPGVPPEQSPSLSALLEVQTPAVALFGKSWDLHATEILNIALDDNLKIIADSVRYMKSQGREVIYDAEHFFDGYRNNPSYAMKTVEAAADAGADRIVLCDTNGGTMTGELTEIIREVMKTVPGDLLGIHVHNDCGLAVANSLCAVECGVTMVQGTVNGYGERCGNADLIPIIGNLVLKMNRKCLPESSLQHLTALSRFVGEVANIPPLSSRPYTGRSAFAHKGGVHVNAILKNPAAYEHTDPEQVGNSRRVLTSDLSGKSNIIYKARELGVDLNGDNGVSRKVVEEIKRMENEGYQFDAADGSLALLIKKATGEFKEPFSLASFRVVDEKTKMDSSNSQAMVKISVGDEAEITAAEGVGPVNALDNALRKALVKFYPEIAEMHLVDFKVRILDESEGTAAKVRVLLESRDDEETWTTIGVSSNIIEASWLALADSVHYKLSKKKK, from the coding sequence ATGAAAGAATGGGATGTAGAGCTTTACGACACGACCCTGAGGGACGGAACGCAGGGCGAGCAGATCAGCTTTTCCGCCGAGGACAAGCTCCGCATTGCCGGACGGCTGGATGAAATGGGGATCCATTATATCGAAGGGGGCTGGCCGGGGTCCAATCCGCGGGATATGCAGTTTTTCACAATGGCGGCGGAAATGACGTTCAAGAATACACGCCTGACCGCCTTCGGCAGTACGGCAAAGCCCGGCGTACCGCCCGAACAGTCTCCGAGCCTCTCGGCGCTTCTTGAGGTTCAAACACCGGCCGTCGCTCTCTTCGGGAAGAGCTGGGACCTGCACGCGACGGAGATATTGAACATCGCCCTTGACGACAACCTGAAGATCATAGCGGACTCGGTCCGGTACATGAAGTCTCAGGGACGAGAGGTCATCTATGACGCGGAGCATTTTTTCGACGGGTACCGGAACAACCCATCCTATGCCATGAAGACCGTCGAAGCAGCGGCGGATGCCGGCGCCGACCGCATCGTTCTCTGTGACACCAACGGAGGGACCATGACGGGAGAGCTCACGGAGATCATTCGAGAGGTCATGAAAACGGTCCCCGGTGACCTGCTCGGCATCCATGTCCATAATGATTGCGGCCTGGCCGTGGCCAATTCGCTCTGCGCCGTCGAGTGCGGCGTCACCATGGTACAGGGTACGGTGAACGGATACGGCGAGCGGTGCGGCAATGCCGATCTCATTCCGATCATCGGAAATCTCGTGCTCAAGATGAACAGGAAGTGCCTGCCCGAATCGTCATTACAGCACCTGACCGCCCTTTCCCGGTTCGTGGGCGAAGTGGCGAACATACCGCCGCTCAGTTCCCGCCCCTATACGGGGAGAAGCGCCTTTGCCCACAAGGGTGGCGTTCATGTCAACGCCATTCTGAAGAATCCGGCGGCCTACGAACATACGGACCCCGAACAGGTCGGGAACAGCCGGCGGGTGCTCACATCGGACCTCTCGGGGAAAAGCAATATCATCTACAAGGCACGGGAACTCGGCGTGGACCTGAATGGCGACAACGGTGTGAGCCGGAAGGTCGTTGAAGAGATAAAACGAATGGAGAATGAAGGGTATCAGTTCGATGCCGCCGATGGCTCACTGGCGTTGCTGATAAAGAAAGCAACCGGTGAGTTCAAGGAACCCTTCAGCCTTGCTTCCTTTCGCGTCGTCGATGAGAAAACGAAAATGGATTCCTCAAACTCCCAGGCGATGGTGAAGATCTCCGTTGGTGATGAGGCCGAGATCACCGCCGCCGAAGGGGTCGGACCGGTGAATGCCCTGGACAACGCTCTCCGCAAGGCGCTGGTGAAGTTCTATCCGGAAATAGCCGAGATGCACCTGGTGGATTTCAAGGTGCGGATCCTCGATGAGAGCGAGGGAACGGCGGCGAAGGTCCGTGTCCTGCTGGAATCGCGGGATGACGAGGAGACATGGACGACCATCGGGGTGTCATCGAACATCATCGAGGCAAGCTGGCTCGCCCTCGCCGACAGTGTTCATTATAAACTCAGTAAGAAAAAGAAATAG
- a CDS encoding MATE family efflux transporter: MIELKASLRLKRRWHGDGGYREVLAVSLPLVISTGMWSVQHFVDRMFLTWYSPAAIAAAMPAGMLSFTIACIFIGTASYAGTFVAQYYGANRFDRCGPSLWQGIYIALGGGALQMLLIPLAGPIFRFVGHAPEIRSCEEIYFVIMCYGAIPVIASSAMAGFFSGLGKTRPVMWVNIAATAVNLLLDWLLIFGRGGFPELGIAGAGIATVCSFIFTVVMYGVILARRRYAVPFNTLGGWRFDVSLFTRLCRFGFPSGVQFFLEIAGFTVFILFVGRLGTVALAASNIAFNINTLAFMPMIGIGIATSVLVGRRVGERDPRLAERTAYSAFHVTILYMVTIAAAYLFLPGLFIEPFAAGSDPAYFSEIRAHTIVLLRFVAIYSLFDTMNIVFASAVKGAGDTRFVMLIVAVLSLFVMILPSYAALAWFSLGIYELWVCATAYVITLGIAFYCRFRGGKWKTMSVIEERAFALPPAYPEAPTGSAGAE, translated from the coding sequence ATGATCGAGCTGAAAGCTTCCCTGCGGCTGAAACGACGATGGCATGGAGACGGTGGTTATCGTGAGGTCCTGGCCGTATCACTGCCCCTGGTGATCAGTACCGGCATGTGGTCCGTGCAGCATTTCGTGGACCGCATGTTTCTCACCTGGTATTCGCCCGCGGCCATCGCCGCCGCCATGCCGGCGGGAATGCTGAGCTTTACGATAGCCTGCATCTTCATAGGGACCGCCAGTTATGCGGGAACGTTCGTGGCGCAGTATTACGGCGCCAACCGGTTCGACCGCTGCGGTCCTTCGCTCTGGCAGGGGATCTATATCGCCCTGGGAGGCGGCGCGCTGCAGATGCTTTTGATCCCCCTGGCGGGCCCCATTTTCCGGTTCGTGGGTCATGCCCCGGAGATCCGGTCCTGCGAAGAGATCTATTTCGTTATCATGTGTTACGGAGCGATACCGGTCATCGCGTCGTCGGCCATGGCGGGATTTTTCTCAGGCCTCGGGAAGACCCGTCCCGTCATGTGGGTGAACATCGCCGCCACGGCGGTGAACCTTCTCCTCGACTGGCTTCTGATCTTCGGCCGTGGGGGATTTCCCGAACTGGGAATCGCCGGGGCGGGTATCGCCACGGTCTGTTCTTTCATCTTTACCGTGGTCATGTACGGGGTCATCCTTGCACGCCGGCGATACGCGGTGCCGTTCAACACGCTCGGCGGCTGGCGGTTCGATGTGTCGCTCTTCACACGGCTGTGCCGGTTCGGCTTTCCCAGCGGTGTTCAGTTCTTCCTGGAAATAGCGGGATTCACGGTCTTCATTCTCTTTGTGGGGCGACTCGGGACAGTGGCCCTCGCCGCCAGCAATATTGCCTTCAATATCAATACGCTCGCCTTCATGCCCATGATCGGCATCGGTATCGCCACCTCCGTTCTTGTGGGACGGCGGGTGGGCGAGCGGGACCCGCGCCTGGCGGAACGGACCGCCTATTCTGCCTTCCATGTGACCATCCTCTATATGGTGACCATCGCGGCGGCATACCTGTTCCTGCCGGGCCTGTTCATCGAACCCTTCGCCGCCGGTTCGGACCCGGCGTACTTTTCCGAGATCCGTGCTCATACGATCGTGCTTCTGCGGTTCGTCGCCATCTATTCGCTGTTCGATACGATGAACATAGTTTTTGCGTCGGCCGTCAAGGGTGCCGGCGACACCCGGTTCGTCATGCTCATCGTTGCCGTCCTGTCCTTATTCGTCATGATCCTTCCGAGCTACGCGGCGCTTGCCTGGTTTTCACTGGGAATATATGAATTGTGGGTGTGCGCGACGGCGTATGTGATCACCCTGGGAATTGCCTTTTACTGCCGGTTCCGCGGCGGGAAGTGGAAAACCATGTCGGTTATCGAAGAGCGTGCCTTTGCGCTTCCCCCGGCATATCCCGAGGCGCCGACAGGGTCCGCCGGCGCTGAGTGA
- a CDS encoding threonylcarbamoyl-AMP synthase, which translates to MLFTINNENPQMRLVRKAVDILHEGGIIIYPTDTTYGIGCDLFNKRGIEKIYEIKKRNATQPFSFVCADLSDISNYAVVTNYAYKIMRHLLPGPYTFILGASRTVPKVLLPKRKYVGIRVPDNTICQTLVREFGHPIISTTVKSPDGTIMTDPEEMERFYRHQIDVVIDGGFVGSDLSSVVSLIDDTPEIIRAGKGDLSAFQ; encoded by the coding sequence ATGCTGTTTACGATAAACAATGAAAACCCCCAGATGCGATTGGTTCGAAAGGCGGTGGACATATTGCATGAAGGGGGGATCATTATATATCCCACCGACACCACCTATGGTATCGGCTGCGACCTTTTCAACAAACGTGGTATCGAAAAGATATACGAAATAAAGAAAAGAAACGCGACGCAGCCGTTCAGTTTTGTCTGTGCCGATCTCAGTGATATCAGCAATTACGCAGTCGTAACGAACTATGCCTACAAGATCATGAGGCATCTTCTGCCCGGTCCCTATACGTTCATCCTCGGGGCGTCAAGGACCGTTCCAAAGGTGCTGCTGCCGAAGCGGAAATATGTCGGAATCAGGGTTCCCGACAATACTATCTGCCAGACACTGGTGAGGGAATTCGGTCATCCGATCATCAGTACCACCGTCAAAAGCCCCGATGGGACGATCATGACGGACCCCGAAGAGATGGAACGGTTCTACCGCCATCAGATCGATGTCGTCATTGACGGGGGTTTCGTGGGATCAGATCTGTCAAGTGTCGTGAGTCTCATCGATGACACGCCGGAGATAATCAGGGCGGGAAAAGGTGATCTGAGCGCCTTTCAGTGA
- a CDS encoding zinc ribbon domain-containing protein has translation MPTYEYQCSDCKKNFTLIQSISEHEKKKASCPRCKSKKVKQLVSVFNAKTSRKS, from the coding sequence ATGCCGACATACGAATATCAGTGCAGCGACTGCAAAAAGAATTTCACCCTGATCCAGAGCATTTCGGAACACGAAAAGAAGAAGGCCTCCTGCCCCCGCTGCAAGAGCAAAAAAGTGAAGCAGCTTGTCTCCGTTTTCAACGCGAAAACAAGCCGCAAGAGTTGA
- the leuB gene encoding 3-isopropylmalate dehydrogenase: MKTIAILPGDGIGPEVMHEAVKVLEAVGDTFALDLAYVHADVGGCAIDRHGEALPPSTLSICEASDAVLFGSVGGPAWESLPPHLQPERAALLPLRKHFNLFCNLRPARVFRSLAAASPLRADIVGNGFDILCVRELTGGIYFGEPRGREGSGPDERAFDTKVYRRYEIERIARMAFDLARTRKKKVTSVDKANVMTSMVLWREVVTETAREYPDVSLQHLYIDNAVMQLIREPRRFDVVLSGNMFGDIISDECAMLTGSLGLLPSASINETGFGLYEPAGGSAPDIAGRGIANPVAQILSAAMLLRYSLNCAEAADAMIGAVERTIDAGILTADIAADTTHAVSTSRMGDAIVEQILEAP, from the coding sequence ATGAAGACCATAGCCATACTGCCTGGAGACGGAATAGGACCGGAAGTGATGCATGAAGCGGTCAAGGTGCTTGAAGCGGTCGGAGATACATTCGCCCTCGATCTTGCTTATGTGCACGCCGACGTGGGCGGATGCGCGATCGACCGCCACGGTGAAGCGCTGCCGCCGTCAACACTCTCGATCTGTGAAGCAAGCGACGCCGTCCTTTTCGGTTCCGTCGGGGGACCGGCGTGGGAATCGCTGCCGCCGCATTTACAGCCGGAACGTGCCGCCCTCCTTCCCCTGAGAAAGCATTTCAATCTCTTCTGCAATCTTCGGCCCGCCCGCGTATTCAGATCTCTTGCCGCCGCCAGTCCTCTGAGGGCGGATATTGTGGGAAACGGTTTTGATATTCTCTGCGTGCGGGAACTGACGGGAGGAATATATTTCGGGGAACCGAGGGGAAGAGAAGGGAGCGGACCGGATGAACGGGCGTTCGATACCAAGGTGTACCGGCGGTATGAAATAGAGCGGATCGCCCGGATGGCCTTCGACCTGGCACGAACAAGAAAGAAGAAGGTAACATCCGTCGACAAGGCGAACGTAATGACCTCCATGGTCCTCTGGCGTGAAGTCGTGACGGAGACGGCCCGTGAATATCCGGACGTGTCGCTGCAGCACCTGTACATAGACAACGCGGTGATGCAGCTCATCAGGGAACCCCGCCGCTTCGACGTGGTTCTGTCCGGAAACATGTTCGGGGATATCATATCCGATGAATGCGCCATGCTGACGGGGTCACTGGGACTCCTGCCATCGGCGAGCATCAACGAAACCGGCTTCGGGCTCTACGAACCGGCGGGTGGCTCGGCCCCCGATATCGCGGGCCGGGGGATCGCCAATCCCGTCGCGCAGATCCTGTCGGCGGCGATGCTTCTCAGGTACAGCCTCAATTGTGCTGAAGCGGCCGACGCGATGATCGGCGCCGTGGAACGCACCATCGATGCGGGCATTCTGACCGCCGATATCGCCGCCGATACGACGCACGCGGTCAGTACCTCCCGAATGGGTGACGCCATCGTTGAACAGATCCTGGAAGCGCCCTGA
- a CDS encoding 2-isopropylmalate synthase, protein MTAKQERIIIFDTTLRDGEQAPGFSMNPGEKLRFARQLEKLRVDVIEAGFPVASPGDFNSVRQIAREIRRSQVAALARTEFGDIDRAWEAICDAVTPRIHTFISTSDIHMHHMLKKTRKEVLAEACRAVERARSYTENVEFSAQDATRTNRDYLCEVVEAVIAAGATTVNIPDTVGYAVPDEFRELLSHLFSRVRTIDQAVISVHCHDDLGLAVANSLAALKCGVRQVECTINGIGERAGNASLEEIVMALETRKDVLGLSTRVRTQQIYNTSKLLSDITGIQVQPNKAIVGDNAFAHEAGIHQDGFYKERTTYEIMTPAKVGVSDASIVLGKHSGRHAVRERLKKLGFNPTREELDLVFTRFKEVADMKKQVFDEDLESIISDVIFRRPDTFKLLHINVMSGNVVMPTATVRMEIRGQTVQDAGCGVGPVDAAYTTIRKLTRTNHRLLKYQVNAVTEGIDALGIVSVQLKYRDRVIAGRAADPDVIVASAKAYIDALNRLESLKSNGKTRNGDGC, encoded by the coding sequence ATGACGGCGAAACAGGAGAGGATCATTATTTTCGATACAACGCTGAGGGACGGTGAGCAGGCGCCGGGATTCAGTATGAATCCCGGCGAGAAGCTTCGCTTTGCCCGGCAGCTTGAAAAGCTCCGTGTCGACGTCATTGAAGCGGGATTTCCCGTCGCGTCTCCGGGGGACTTTAATTCCGTCAGGCAGATCGCACGCGAGATCAGGAGATCGCAGGTCGCCGCGCTGGCACGGACCGAGTTCGGCGATATTGACCGGGCCTGGGAAGCCATATGCGACGCTGTAACTCCCCGGATACACACTTTTATTTCGACCTCGGACATCCACATGCACCACATGCTGAAAAAGACACGGAAGGAGGTCCTGGCGGAAGCATGTCGTGCCGTTGAGCGGGCCCGTTCCTACACGGAGAACGTGGAGTTCTCCGCCCAGGACGCGACACGGACCAACCGGGATTATCTCTGTGAGGTCGTGGAGGCCGTCATCGCCGCCGGGGCCACCACCGTCAACATCCCCGACACGGTGGGCTACGCGGTACCCGATGAATTTCGTGAACTGCTGTCGCATCTCTTTTCCCGGGTCCGCACCATCGATCAGGCGGTTATCTCCGTCCACTGTCATGACGACCTCGGACTTGCCGTCGCCAATTCACTGGCCGCGCTCAAATGCGGCGTCAGGCAGGTTGAATGCACCATCAACGGTATCGGAGAACGGGCGGGCAACGCCTCTCTCGAAGAGATAGTCATGGCTCTTGAAACCAGAAAGGATGTTCTTGGCCTCTCGACACGGGTACGAACGCAACAGATCTACAACACCTCGAAGCTGCTTTCCGATATCACCGGGATCCAGGTGCAGCCGAACAAGGCGATCGTCGGCGACAACGCCTTCGCGCATGAAGCGGGAATTCACCAGGACGGATTTTACAAGGAACGGACGACCTATGAGATCATGACACCCGCCAAGGTCGGTGTTTCCGACGCCAGCATCGTGCTCGGGAAACACTCAGGGCGGCATGCCGTCAGGGAGCGGTTGAAAAAACTGGGGTTCAACCCGACCAGGGAGGAGCTGGATCTCGTATTCACCCGCTTCAAGGAAGTCGCCGACATGAAGAAACAGGTCTTTGACGAGGACCTGGAATCCATCATTTCCGATGTTATTTTCAGGCGGCCCGATACGTTCAAACTACTTCACATCAATGTGATGAGCGGCAACGTCGTGATGCCGACGGCAACGGTGCGGATGGAGATAAGGGGTCAAACGGTCCAGGATGCCGGATGCGGGGTCGGTCCTGTTGATGCCGCCTACACCACGATCAGAAAATTGACCCGTACCAACCACCGGCTTCTGAAGTACCAGGTCAATGCCGTCACGGAAGGCATAGATGCTCTCGGCATCGTGTCGGTGCAGTTGAAGTACCGGGACCGGGTGATCGCCGGCAGGGCCGCCGATCCCGATGTTATCGTGGCATCGGCAAAGGCCTATATCGATGCACTCAACAGGCTGGAATCGCTGAAATCGAATGGTAAGACGCGGAACGGCGACGGTTGTTAG
- a CDS encoding C40 family peptidase — protein sequence MSSRSGGNKGGQQRRPPWVHALACLSVLLIITACAGTRLPEEGPADTGRLAPLGYTIQAGAFTVVENAARLTDSINRYDLEAYYFVSSDGLYRVRFGNFTSREQAEEKARDLVEKGIIEEFYIVSPEEYPAAPQRKTGEGRLREGIIETARGYLGVPYRWGGTDVDEGFDCSGLVMAVYRLNGLNLPRTSREQFNAGRLVKLRRVREGDLVFFRTSRGARVSHVGIYMGEGRFIHAPGRGGAVRIDSLREGYYEECYVGARSYL from the coding sequence ATGAGTTCACGATCCGGAGGGAATAAGGGTGGTCAGCAAAGAAGGCCCCCGTGGGTTCATGCACTGGCATGCCTGTCAGTCCTTTTGATCATCACTGCATGCGCGGGCACCCGGCTGCCGGAGGAAGGGCCTGCCGATACCGGAAGACTCGCCCCTCTCGGGTATACGATCCAGGCCGGTGCCTTCACGGTCGTTGAAAACGCGGCCCGTCTCACCGATTCCATAAACAGATATGACCTCGAGGCTTACTATTTCGTATCTTCCGACGGCCTGTACCGTGTTCGCTTCGGAAATTTCACTTCCCGGGAGCAGGCGGAGGAAAAGGCCCGTGATCTTGTCGAAAAGGGTATTATCGAGGAGTTTTACATAGTAAGTCCCGAAGAGTATCCAGCGGCGCCGCAGCGGAAAACGGGAGAAGGCCGGCTCAGAGAAGGAATTATCGAGACGGCGCGCGGCTACCTCGGCGTGCCGTACCGGTGGGGCGGGACGGATGTTGATGAAGGGTTTGATTGCAGCGGCCTCGTCATGGCCGTCTATCGTTTGAACGGGTTGAACCTGCCCCGTACATCGAGAGAGCAGTTCAATGCCGGCAGGCTTGTGAAGCTGCGGCGGGTAAGGGAAGGGGACCTGGTGTTCTTCAGAACGTCCCGTGGTGCCCGGGTCTCCCATGTGGGTATCTATATGGGGGAGGGGAGGTTTATCCATGCGCCCGGCAGGGGAGGGGCGGTGCGTATCGATTCGCTCCGGGAGGGGTACTACGAAGAGTGCTATGTCGGCGCGCGCTCCTATCTTTGA
- a CDS encoding GAF domain-containing protein: MVDRKDPEFLSFTDNEDINRLLNTVVSSVKDFTESQLEAIRRLTQIGSSLSAERNINRLLETIVDEARRFTNADGGTLYIVDDDERFLNFAIVQNDSLNIRMGGSAEAITWLPVPLHDREGVPNHANVSSHAALTGQIINIADVYYAEHFDFEGTRKFDSTTGYRSRSMLVVPMRNHESDIIGVLQLLNARDGTNESVISFSRDSEKLTESLASQAAIALTNNRLIADLENLFESFIKTVATAIDEKSPYTGNHGRRVVDLTMSLARKINECNEGPLKDVHLNNDELNELRIAAWLHDVGKIAIPEYVMDKSTKLEALCDRIEILKTRFEVIKRDREIAYLKSHPLPANPTGGDTEAGEFENEIEKLQEDIAFLEESNIGSEFMSDDKIEKIREIANMTWTYQDSEQHLISDEEVENLCIRRGTLTEAERKTINSHADLTHEILSQLPFPKKLKNVPIYASAHHECLDGSGYPHGLKDKEIPIQARIMAIADIFEALTAADRPYRKGNTVSGAIKILGFMVKDNHLDKDLFDLFIKEKIYLDYARRELEAWQIDEDEGART, from the coding sequence ATGGTCGACAGAAAAGACCCTGAGTTTCTCTCCTTCACCGATAATGAAGATATCAACCGTCTTTTGAATACCGTTGTATCATCCGTAAAGGACTTTACGGAAAGTCAGCTCGAGGCGATCAGGCGGTTGACACAGATCGGCAGTTCTCTCTCGGCGGAACGGAACATCAACCGGCTCCTGGAAACGATAGTCGACGAGGCACGACGGTTCACCAACGCCGACGGAGGCACTCTCTATATCGTTGACGACGATGAAAGATTTCTGAACTTCGCCATCGTTCAGAACGATTCCCTCAATATCCGGATGGGCGGTTCGGCGGAAGCCATCACTTGGCTTCCGGTTCCGCTGCATGACAGAGAAGGAGTTCCCAATCACGCCAACGTATCCTCCCACGCGGCGCTGACGGGTCAAATCATCAACATCGCCGATGTGTACTACGCGGAACACTTCGATTTCGAGGGGACACGGAAATTCGATTCCACCACGGGGTATCGCTCGCGGTCCATGCTGGTCGTTCCCATGCGGAACCATGAGAGCGATATCATCGGGGTCCTCCAGTTATTGAACGCCCGTGACGGAACGAACGAATCCGTCATTTCCTTTTCACGGGACAGCGAGAAACTGACGGAATCACTGGCGTCCCAGGCGGCGATCGCGCTGACCAACAACCGGCTCATCGCCGACCTTGAGAACCTTTTTGAATCCTTTATCAAAACCGTTGCCACGGCGATCGACGAAAAATCCCCCTATACGGGAAATCACGGGCGCCGGGTCGTTGATCTCACCATGAGCCTGGCACGCAAGATAAACGAATGTAATGAAGGGCCGCTGAAAGATGTCCATCTGAACAATGACGAGCTGAACGAACTGCGGATCGCGGCATGGCTTCATGATGTGGGGAAGATCGCGATTCCGGAGTATGTAATGGATAAATCGACCAAACTCGAGGCCCTCTGCGACCGGATCGAGATTCTGAAGACCCGTTTTGAAGTGATAAAACGGGACCGTGAGATAGCCTACCTCAAGAGTCACCCCCTTCCGGCGAACCCCACCGGCGGTGATACGGAGGCGGGAGAATTCGAAAACGAGATCGAAAAGTTGCAGGAAGACATTGCGTTTCTTGAGGAGTCGAACATCGGGTCGGAATTCATGTCCGACGACAAGATCGAAAAGATCCGGGAAATTGCAAATATGACCTGGACCTATCAGGATTCGGAACAGCACCTCATCTCCGATGAGGAGGTGGAGAACCTCTGCATCAGGCGTGGCACGCTGACGGAAGCGGAGCGGAAGACGATCAACAGTCACGCCGATCTCACCCATGAGATACTTTCGCAGCTGCCTTTCCCGAAAAAGCTGAAAAATGTGCCCATCTACGCATCGGCCCATCACGAATGCCTCGACGGCAGCGGGTATCCGCACGGCTTGAAGGACAAGGAAATTCCCATTCAGGCCCGGATAATGGCCATTGCCGACATATTTGAAGCGCTGACCGCCGCCGACCGTCCCTATCGCAAGGGCAACACCGTCTCGGGCGCCATCAAGATCCTCGGATTCATGGTGAAGGACAATCACCTCGACAAGGACCTTTTCGATCTCTTTATAAAAGAAAAAATATACCTCGATTACGCGCGGCGAGAACTGGAGGCATGGCAGATCGACGAAGATGAGGGTGCAAGGACATAA
- the leuD gene encoding 3-isopropylmalate dehydratase small subunit (catalyzes the isomerization between 2-isopropylmalate and 3-isopropylmalate in leucine biosynthesis): MKKSGKVWKFGNDIDTDLIIPARYLNVSESRALAGNCFADHRPDFAGGVNRDDILVAGRNFGCGSSREHAPIAIKAAGIGIIIAESYARIFYRNAFNIGLPLLESKEAADALLDGEEIVVDAETGEIQRKSDGKIFHAKPIPSFMEELIRAGGLVPYVKKKKRN; the protein is encoded by the coding sequence ATGAAGAAGTCAGGTAAGGTATGGAAGTTCGGGAACGATATCGATACGGACCTCATTATCCCGGCCCGGTATCTGAACGTGTCGGAATCACGGGCGCTGGCCGGGAACTGCTTCGCTGATCACCGTCCTGACTTTGCCGGTGGCGTGAACCGGGACGATATCCTTGTGGCTGGAAGGAACTTCGGTTGCGGTTCCTCCCGCGAACACGCGCCCATCGCGATCAAGGCGGCCGGCATCGGGATCATTATCGCCGAGAGTTACGCCAGGATCTTTTACCGGAACGCTTTCAACATCGGCCTGCCCCTCCTGGAGTCGAAAGAAGCTGCCGATGCGCTGCTGGATGGTGAAGAGATCGTCGTTGACGCGGAAACTGGTGAAATCCAAAGGAAAAGCGATGGAAAGATATTCCACGCAAAACCCATTCCTTCCTTCATGGAGGAATTGATCAGGGCCGGGGGCCTTGTCCCGTATGTGAAAAAGAAGAAAAGGAACTGA